The Dehalococcoidia bacterium region CGGCGCCGGTCCACTCGGTGTCGCGGTAGCCGATCACCAGCTCGTCGTCGGCCATGGCGAGCAGGTAGCGTGCCAGCGCGGCCCGCGCTCGCGGCGTCACGCGTCGGCCTCCGCGCCGGCGGCATCGGCCACGCGTGCCTTCAGGCGCCGGCGCTTCTCGACGTTGGCGCGGTAGTAGCGGCCGAGCCGGTAGCGATGGTCGCCGGGTGGGCGCAGCAGGTCGAGGTCGACCTCCTCGTGGATCGCCGTGCGCGGCACGACCCAGAGGCGGAAGGCGTCTTCGCGCCGCGAGAAGCTGTTGCGCGCGTACTGCAGGGCCAGCGCCGCATCAGGCGCCTCAACGCTGCCGGCGTGAATGAACGGCCCGCCGGGATCTTGCTGGCTGAAGACCTCAAAGATCGGCATGGCGCCTCCACGCCGTCACCCGCTAGGCGGCCTCGCCCAGCACCGCCTCACGCAGCCAGGCGCCCTCTTCGTAGCTGAGCCGGCGGAAGGCGAGCCGTTGCGAACTGGCCGGGCCGCCGCCGTTGCCGATCTGGGCGAGCTTCGTCCAGTCCGGCTCGGTGTACTGCCAGCGCCCGCTCTCCGCGTCCTTGCGGCAGGCAGGATCGGGCACGCTCAGCCCGATTTCCCGCATCTGCGGCACGTAGCGGTCGAGGAACTCCTGGCGCAGCTCTTCGTTCGGCTTGGCCTTGATGCGCCAGGCGAGGTCGCCGTCTTTCTCGGGCGGCGTCGGCGGGCCGTGGAACATCATCAGCGGCTCCCACCAGCGGTCGATCGCCTCCTGCAGCATCGCGCGCTGCAGCGGCGTGCCGCCGGCGAGGGTGAGGCAGATGTCTTCGCCGTGCTTCAGGTGCACCGCCTCTTCCCAGCAGATGCGCTTCATGATGCGGGCGTACGGCGCGTAGGAGCAGCGCAGCAGGCCCGACTGGCTGAGAATGGCGGCGCCGTCCACGAGCCAGGAGATCGCGCCAACGTCGCCCCAGCTCTTCGTTGGATAGTGAAAGACGTTGTGGTACTTGCTCTTGCCACCGATCAGGTCGGCAAACATCTGGTCGCGCGGCTTGCCCAGGTCCTCGGCCACGCGGTAGATGAGCTGGGCGTGGCCAACCTCGTCCTGGATCTTGGCGCTCAGGCCCAGCTTGCGCTTGAGCGAGGGCGCCCTGGCGATCCAGTCGCGCTCGGGCAGGGCGCCCATGATCTCGCTGTTGGCGTGCATCTCGATGAAGCGGATCAGCCGCCGGCGGTACTCGTCGGGCATCCAGTCGCTGGCCTCGACCTGCCCGCCGGCCTCGATGTGGGCGCGGAACGCGGCGGTGCGCTCCGCGATCTCGCCCTCTGCTCGCGCAACTGCTGCCGTCATCGTCTTCGCTCCCGCTTGCACGGCGCTGCTTCGATGACATTGTACGCCGTACGCCGCGCCGAACCATGCGTCGTACACCTTGCGAACGGGCGGCGGCCCGCGCTCAGTCGCCGTCGTGCAGGCGAGCGGCTTCCTGGCGAAGAAATGGCGGCGTCAACCGCAGCCACGTGCGCGGTGGTATGCGCTCAAGGCCGAAGGCGGCGGCCAGGCCCGCGAGCGCCACCGCGACACCGGCGATCGCATCGAAGATGAAGTGATTCGCGGTTAGGGTAATGCCGAAGAACATCAGCACCGGCCAGACCACGGCGATGGCAAGGCCGACGCGGTTGCGCAGCGCCAGCGCCACGCCGATGCCGATCAGCAGCACCCAGCCCAGGTGCAGGCTGGGCACGGCGGCGAAGGGATTGACGAACGGCCTGAGCGACTCCGCCTGGTAGCTGACGGCGCTGTACTGGCGCATGGTGTCGTCGAAGCCGTAGTTGGGCACCGGGCCGGAGATGCCGTACTCGTGAAAGCCGGAGGCCGTCATCAGCCGCGGCGGCGCCACCGGATAGACCGCGTACAGGAAGAGCGCAATCAGCGCCGAGACGAGGAAGGCGTTGCGGATGAAGCCGTAGACGGGCCGGTGACGAAAGTAAAGCCACAAGGCGACGACGACGATCGCGGGGCCGTGCAACCAGAAGTAGACGAAGTTCCAGAGGTCGATTTGAAAGCGATCGGCGGCGATCGCGCGCTGCCAGCCCGGCTCCCAGAAGAAGCCGAGCCGCTTCTCCAGGTCCACGATGCCTCCCGCGTGGGCGAAGGCGGCCGCCGGCTCGTCGACCACGTTGCCGCGGACGAGGAAGTAGATCAGCAGGCAGCCGCCGACGATGCCGAATTCGGCAAGTCCGCGGTGTCGCGCCAGCCAGGTGAGTGGGGCGGGGCGCTCCGTTTGAAGGGCGGTCGGCATAGATCCAGTATACAGGCCGCCGAGAAGGACGGAGGTGTCGGCCAGCGGACAGCGGCCGGGCAGCTTCGCCGGCGCGGCGCCGCGCTTGACCGCCGCCCGCCGCCTGCCTACGATCGCGGCGCGCCAGCCGGCTCAGGAGAAGATGCATGACCGCAGGCGAACGCAGCGCAACCGCAGCTCCCCCGCGGCGGGCCGGGAGCTGGCAGCAGTACGACGTGCTGGTCGAACGCGACGTGATGGTCGCGACGCGCGACGGCGTGCGTCTCGCGACCGATCTGTACTATCCCGCGCTGCACGGCGAGCGCGTCGCCGGCGCCTGGCCGGTGATCCTCGAACGCACGCCATACAACAAGCTGCGCAACGACCTGGTCGGCGTGGGCCGTTTCTTCGCGCGGCACGGCTACGCCGCGGTGATCCAGGATGTGCGCGGCCGCTTCGCCTCGGAAGGCGAGTGGTATCCCTTCGCCAACGAGGGCGAGGACGGCGTCGACACGGTGGACTGGATCGCGGCACAGCCCTGGTGTTCCGGTAAGGTCGGCACGATCGGCCTCTCCTACAGCGGCAGCGACCAGACGGCGATCGCCACGCTGGCGCCGGAGGCCCTGGCCGCGCAGTTCGTCAGCGAGGGCATGTCCAACTACCACACCAGCGCCATGCGCCAGGGCGGCGCCATGGAGCTGCGCTTTCTGATCTACGCCTTCCATATGGCGCCCTCGTCGCCGGAGGCGATGCGCGATCCGCAGCTCCGCGCCGCGCTGGAACAGGCCCGCGCCGACGTGCGCACCTGGCTGGGCAAGCTGCCCCTGCGCGAAGGCGCCTCGCCGCTGCGCTTGTTGCCCTCGTACGAGCGCTGGGTGCTGGACGTCTTGCAGCACGGCGACTACGACGACTACTGGCGCGGTCATCGCGGCTACGTGGCCGACGAGTACTACGCCCAGCACAAGGACGTGCCGGTCTGTCTGCTCAGCGGCTGGTACGACTCCTATGCGCGTGCGGTGACGGACAACTACGTCACGCTCAGCCGGCAGAAGCGCGGGCCGGTGCGGCTGATCATGGGGCCATGGGTGCACGGCGTGGCGACGATGGCGCAGTCGTTCAGCGGCAACGTCGATTTCGGCCCGGAGGCGCCGCTGGACGATTACAACGGCCTGCGCCTGCGCTGGTTCGACCGCTGGCTCAAGGACCTCGACAGCGGCGTGGAGGACGAAGCGCCGGTGCGCATCTTTGTGATGGGCGGCGGCAGCGGCCGGCGCAACGCCGAAGGCCGCCTCGACCACGGCGGTTACTGGCGAGACGAGCAGGCGTGGCCGCTCGCCCGCGCCGTGCCGACGCCGTTCTACCTGCACGCCGACGGCTCGCTTTCGACGATCCAACCGAGGGAGTCCCAGGCTTCCACTACCTTTCGCTTCAATCCGCTGGACCCGGCGCCCACGATCGGCGGCAACATTTCGGTTGGCTACGACGTGATGCCCAATGGCGCCTTCGATCAACGCGGCGCGGCGTGGGTGCTCGGCGCGAAAGACACCCTGCCGCTGAGCGCCCGCGGCGACGTGCTCGTCTTCCAGACGGGGCCGCTGGCTGAGCCGGTCGAGGTGACCGGGCCGCTGGAGGTGAAGCTCTGGGTCTCGACCAGCGCGGTGGACACCGACTTCACCGCCAAGCTGCTCGACGTCTACCCGCCCAGCGCCGACTTTCCGGAAGGCTACGCGATGAACATCGGCGACAGCATCGCGCGGCTGCGCTACCGCAACGGGCGCGAGCGCGGCGAGCCGGCGATGCCGGGCGAGGTCTACGCGGTCACCATCGTGCCCTATCCGACGAGCAACGTCTTCGCCGCCGGGCACCGCATCCGACTCGACATCTCCAGCAGCAATTTTCCCCGCTTCGACGTGAACCCCAACACCGGCGAGCCGCTGGGGCGCAATCGCCGCATCGCCATTGCCGACAACACGGTTTACCACGACACGGCGCGGCCTTCGCAGATCGTGCTGCCGATCGTGCCGCCGGCGACCGCCTCGTGAGCGACGAGCGGCTGGCCATCGCGTCGGGCGAGCTGCAGCTTGAGGGCGTGCTGCAGCTGCCGGAGGGCGTGGGTGCGCCAATTGCCGGTGTCGTTGTCTGCCACCCGCACCCGCTCTACGGCGGCGACATGTGGAACGACGTGGTGGAGCAGGTCTGCCGGGAGCTGCAGGCCAGCGGCCTGGCGGCGCTTCGCTTCAACTTCCGCGGCGTCGGCGGCTCGCAGGGTGAGCACGGCGCCGGTGTGGGCGAGCGCGACGACGTCTGGGCGGCACTGGACGTGCTGCGGTCGCGGGCAGAGATCGATTCGGCCCGGCTGGGACTGGCAGGCTACTCGTTCGGCGGCGGCGTGGCCCTGAACGCGGGGCCGGCGGCCGGCGTGAAGGCGCTGGCCGCGATCTCGGCGCCGCCGCGCATGATCGACTTCACGGCCATGCGGGGCTTCGAGATCCCCGTGCTGCTGATCGCCGGCGACCGCGACGAGTTTGCGCCGGCCGACACGCTGCCGCAGCTCGCGATCGCGCTGGGCGCGAAGGCCGAAGTGACCATCGTTCCCGGCGCAGACCACTTCTGGTGGGGGCACGCGCGCGAGCTGCGAAAGGGCGTGGGTGAATTCTTCGCCCGGGCGCTGGCCGCGTCCTGAGTCGGCGTTCAGGCGGAAAGCCGCTTCACCATGAACACGCGGCGGTAGCCTCCGTCGAGGCGCCGATCGACCTCGACGTAGCCGAGATGGGCGTAGAGGCCGAGGTTTTCGGTCATCAGCTCGTTCGTGTAGAGGCGCAGCTCGGGCAGACGCAGACGCCGCGCCTCGGCGTCCGCGAAGTCCAGCAGGCGGCGGCCGTAGCCGCGGCCCTGCGCCTCGGGCTGGACCGCGACGTTCTCGATGAAGAGGTGGTCCGGCTCGGCGATCAGGACGATCAATCCGCGCAGCGCGTTGTCCTCCACCAACACCCAGACATGGCCGGCGGCGATCAGGGCGGCGTAGTCCGCCAGCATCGGCGCCGGGCGCACGCCCATGCGCGGCAGGTACAGCTCATAAGCCGCGGTGACGCAGGCGGCCGCGGCGACCGCGTCGTGCTGCCGCGCCGGGCGAATCGTGACTTCGGCTGCAGGCATGGCGGCGCACTCGAGGTTCGGGCTCAGATATTCGACTTCGACTGGCCGCCGTCGACCACGATCGAGGCGCCGGTCACCCACTCGCCGCGCGGCGAGACGAGGAAGGCAACGACATCGCCCACGGCTTCGGGACGGCCGAAGCGGCCCATGGGGATGTTCTGAGCGACGAACTGCTTCATGCCCTCGGGGTTCGCCTGCGTGGCGCGTTCCCAGCCGCCGCCGGGAAAGATGATCGAACCGGGGGCGAGTGAGAAGACGCGGATGTTGTCCTTCGCCACCTGGTTGGAGAGCGCCTTGGCGTGGCTGGTCATCGCCGCCTTGACGGCGTTGTAGGGCATACCGCCGCCGGCCTCGCGCCCCCAGATCGAGGTGATGTGGCAGATCACGCCCCCTCCGCGCTCACGCATCAGCGGCAGCACGAGCCGCGAGGCGCGCACCGCCGCCATCAGGTTCACGTCGATCGCCCGCTGCCAGGCATCATCGTCGTCGCCCGCCACCGAGCCGCCCGCGTTGTTCACCAGGATATCGACGCCGCCAAATTGCTGCGCGGCCTCGGCCACCACGCGCTCGAGGTCGGCCGAGGCAGTGACGTCGGCCACCACGCCGTGCGCCTTGCCGCCGGCAGCGCGGGCTTCCGCGGTGGCGCCTTCGAGCGCCTCGGCGCCGCGCGCGCAGAGCGTGACGGAGCAGCCCTCGCGCGCCAGCGAAAGCGCGATGGCCTTGCCGATGCCGCGGCTGGAACCGGTCACGATCGCCGACTTGCCGGCCAGTCCGAGATCCATCGTCCACCCCGTTTTCCGCCGCGCTGCCTGCCGGGCGGCCCCAGGCGGAGCTTACCACGCGCTCTGGAGCGGAGGGGGAGAGCGCGTGGTAGCATGGCAGCGCGCCGGCGCCGGCCTGCCGCCGGCCGCCCGTGTTCCCGTGATCAAGTGAGGGCGGTACGATGAGCGACTCTCTGGCGGAACTGAAGCAGCAACTAATCGACACGTGCGAGGCGGTGGTCCGCTCCGGCACGCTTTCCATGTCGGGGCACGGCAACATCAGCCTGCGGCTGCCGGGCAAGCCCGAGTTCCTGTTTACGGCCGGCGGCACCTTGCAGGGGCTGACGCCGGCCGGCATCGCGCGGCTGCGGCTCGACGGTGAGGTGCTCGAAGGCGAGCTGCCGCCCGTGGCGCACGAAGTGGTGCACATGCACACCGTCGTCTACGAGCAGCGGCCGGAGACGGGCTGTGTGATCCACACGCACTCGCCCTTTGCGACGGCCTTCGCCGTGGCCGGGAGGCCGATCCTCTGCTGGAGCGAGGCGGCGGCGCGCTTCGGCATGGAGGAAGGCGTGCCGCTCGCTGCCTACGGCCCACGCGGCTCGCAGGAGTCGGTCAACAACATCCGCGGCGTGATCACGCCGAAGAGCAAGGCGGTGCTGCTCGCCAACCACGGCATCCTTGCTTTCCACGAGCGCAGCGCCGATGCCGTGCGCGTCTGCG contains the following coding sequences:
- a CDS encoding CocE/NonD family hydrolase, which codes for MTAGERSATAAPPRRAGSWQQYDVLVERDVMVATRDGVRLATDLYYPALHGERVAGAWPVILERTPYNKLRNDLVGVGRFFARHGYAAVIQDVRGRFASEGEWYPFANEGEDGVDTVDWIAAQPWCSGKVGTIGLSYSGSDQTAIATLAPEALAAQFVSEGMSNYHTSAMRQGGAMELRFLIYAFHMAPSSPEAMRDPQLRAALEQARADVRTWLGKLPLREGASPLRLLPSYERWVLDVLQHGDYDDYWRGHRGYVADEYYAQHKDVPVCLLSGWYDSYARAVTDNYVTLSRQKRGPVRLIMGPWVHGVATMAQSFSGNVDFGPEAPLDDYNGLRLRWFDRWLKDLDSGVEDEAPVRIFVMGGGSGRRNAEGRLDHGGYWRDEQAWPLARAVPTPFYLHADGSLSTIQPRESQASTTFRFNPLDPAPTIGGNISVGYDVMPNGAFDQRGAAWVLGAKDTLPLSARGDVLVFQTGPLAEPVEVTGPLEVKLWVSTSAVDTDFTAKLLDVYPPSADFPEGYAMNIGDSIARLRYRNGRERGEPAMPGEVYAVTIVPYPTSNVFAAGHRIRLDISSSNFPRFDVNPNTGEPLGRNRRIAIADNTVYHDTARPSQIVLPIVPPATAS
- a CDS encoding GNAT family N-acetyltransferase, which translates into the protein MPAAEVTIRPARQHDAVAAAACVTAAYELYLPRMGVRPAPMLADYAALIAAGHVWVLVEDNALRGLIVLIAEPDHLFIENVAVQPEAQGRGYGRRLLDFADAEARRLRLPELRLYTNELMTENLGLYAHLGYVEVDRRLDGGYRRVFMVKRLSA
- a CDS encoding class II aldolase/adducin family protein gives rise to the protein MSDSLAELKQQLIDTCEAVVRSGTLSMSGHGNISLRLPGKPEFLFTAGGTLQGLTPAGIARLRLDGEVLEGELPPVAHEVVHMHTVVYEQRPETGCVIHTHSPFATAFAVAGRPILCWSEAAARFGMEEGVPLAAYGPRGSQESVNNIRGVITPKSKAVLLANHGILAFHERSADAVRVCVALEETAQLALYASALGGPQQIPPEMLAYTQQRVAEFAAAGTVRGGAAQR
- the paaA gene encoding 1,2-phenylacetyl-CoA epoxidase subunit PaaA, which codes for MTAAVARAEGEIAERTAAFRAHIEAGGQVEASDWMPDEYRRRLIRFIEMHANSEIMGALPERDWIARAPSLKRKLGLSAKIQDEVGHAQLIYRVAEDLGKPRDQMFADLIGGKSKYHNVFHYPTKSWGDVGAISWLVDGAAILSQSGLLRCSYAPYARIMKRICWEEAVHLKHGEDICLTLAGGTPLQRAMLQEAIDRWWEPLMMFHGPPTPPEKDGDLAWRIKAKPNEELRQEFLDRYVPQMREIGLSVPDPACRKDAESGRWQYTEPDWTKLAQIGNGGGPASSQRLAFRRLSYEEGAWLREAVLGEAA
- a CDS encoding phosphatase PAP2 family protein, encoding MPTALQTERPAPLTWLARHRGLAEFGIVGGCLLIYFLVRGNVVDEPAAAFAHAGGIVDLEKRLGFFWEPGWQRAIAADRFQIDLWNFVYFWLHGPAIVVVALWLYFRHRPVYGFIRNAFLVSALIALFLYAVYPVAPPRLMTASGFHEYGISGPVPNYGFDDTMRQYSAVSYQAESLRPFVNPFAAVPSLHLGWVLLIGIGVALALRNRVGLAIAVVWPVLMFFGITLTANHFIFDAIAGVAVALAGLAAAFGLERIPPRTWLRLTPPFLRQEAARLHDGD
- a CDS encoding phenylacetic acid degradation protein PaaB, yielding MPIFEVFSQQDPGGPFIHAGSVEAPDAALALQYARNSFSRREDAFRLWVVPRTAIHEEVDLDLLRPPGDHRYRLGRYYRANVEKRRRLKARVADAAGAEADA
- a CDS encoding alpha/beta family hydrolase, with the protein product MSDERLAIASGELQLEGVLQLPEGVGAPIAGVVVCHPHPLYGGDMWNDVVEQVCRELQASGLAALRFNFRGVGGSQGEHGAGVGERDDVWAALDVLRSRAEIDSARLGLAGYSFGGGVALNAGPAAGVKALAAISAPPRMIDFTAMRGFEIPVLLIAGDRDEFAPADTLPQLAIALGAKAEVTIVPGADHFWWGHARELRKGVGEFFARALAAS
- a CDS encoding SDR family oxidoreductase translates to MDLGLAGKSAIVTGSSRGIGKAIALSLAREGCSVTLCARGAEALEGATAEARAAGGKAHGVVADVTASADLERVVAEAAQQFGGVDILVNNAGGSVAGDDDDAWQRAIDVNLMAAVRASRLVLPLMRERGGGVICHITSIWGREAGGGMPYNAVKAAMTSHAKALSNQVAKDNIRVFSLAPGSIIFPGGGWERATQANPEGMKQFVAQNIPMGRFGRPEAVGDVVAFLVSPRGEWVTGASIVVDGGQSKSNI